In one window of Mercurialis annua linkage group LG4, ddMerAnnu1.2, whole genome shotgun sequence DNA:
- the LOC126676815 gene encoding sugar transport protein 1-like: MAGGGDIGSTDPSKTYPGKLTFKVIYTCILAATGGLIFGYDLGISGGVTSMDSFLKEFFPKVYRRESSLTPSDDQYCRFNDETLTLFTSSLYVAALFSSIGFSHVTRYLGRRVTMMSSGVLFAIGALLNGFASHLWMLYVGRAFLGLGIGAANQSVPIYLSEVAPYNYRGALNMLFQFSITIGILVANLLNYFLADMKGGKGWRYSLGLAVVPAAIILLGSFLLPETPNSLIETGKPEKAKTQLQKLRGVPNVDEEFDDIVAASDAARGVDAWKNILRRRYRPQLVMAICIPMFQQLTGMNVIVFYAPVLFKTMGFGSNASLASSLITGVVNALATLVSIAAVDKVGRRLLFIVGGLQMLLFQIIVAIAIGVKFGVSGNPGELQKWYAGIVVAAICCYVAGFAWSWGPLGWLVPSEIFPLEIRSAAQSINVSVNMIFTFLIAQIFTAMLCHLKFGLFMVFAACVVVMVTFIYFYLPETKGIPIEEMASVWKNHPRWKHYFDDEVDDRKS, from the exons ATGGCCGGAGGAGGAGATATTGGTTCGACTGACCCAAGCAAAACGTACCCCGGAAAACTAACTTTCAAGGTAATATATACTTGCATTCTCGCAGCCACCGGAGGTCTAATCTTCGGCTATGATTTGGGTATTTCAG GTGGTGTTACTTCCATGGATTCGTTTTTGAAGGAATTTTTTCCAAAGGTTTACCGAAGAGAATCATCACTTACGCCATCAGACGATCAGTACTGCAGATTCAACGACGAGACACTGACGCTCTTTACGTCATCTTTATATGTAGCGGCTCTTTTTTCATCTATAGGGTTTTCACATGTAACTCGGTATTTGGGTCGCCGGGTTACGATGATGAGCAGTGGTGTTCTGTTTGCCATCGGTGCTCTCTTGAATGGCTTTGCTAGCCATCTCTGGATGCTTTACGTTGGTCGAGCTTTCCTCGGTTTAGGTATCGGCGCTGCCAATCAG TCCGTGCCAATTTATCTATCAGAAGTGGCACCATACAATTACAGGGGGGCACTGAACATGTTGTTCCAATTCTCCATAACAATTGGAATTTTAGTAGCCAATCTTCTCAACTATTTTTTGGCTGACATGAAAGGAGGAAAAGGATGGAGATACAGTTTAGGGTTAGCTGTTGTTCCTGCTGCGATCATCTTGTTGGGATCGTTTCTTCTTCCCGAGACTCCCAATTCTTTGATCGAGACTGGCAAACCAGAAAAAGCCAAGACACAGCTTCAGAAACTACGTGGCGTCCCCAATGTCGACGAAGAGTTCGACGATATAGTAGCAGCCAGTGATGCAGCTCGGGGTGTTGATGcttggaaaaatattttaagaagaCGATACAGACCGCAGCTTGTTATGGCGATTTGTATTCCGATGTTTCAACAGCTTACGGGGATGAATGTGATCGTGTTTTACGCTCCGGTTTTGTTTAAGACTATGGGATTTGGAAGTAATGCTTCTCTCGCTTCTTCTTTGATTACTGGTGTTGTTAACGCCCTTGCTACTTTGGTTTCCATTGCTGCCGTCGATAAGGTCGGCAGGAGATTGCTTTTCATCGTCGGCGGCTTACAGATGCTTTTGTTCCAG ATTATTGTGGCGATTGCGATCGGTGTGAAATTTGGAGTCTCCGGAAATCCAGGAGAATTGCAGAAGTGGTACGCCGGAATTGTGGTTGCAGCTATATGTTGTTATGTTGCCGGATTTGCATGGTCATGGGGTCCGCTCGGCTGGTTAGTACCAAGTGAAATCTTCCCGTTGGAAATCCGATCAGCCGCTCAAAGTATCAACGTTTCAGTAAACATGATCTTCACCTTTCTCATCGCACAAATCTTCACGGCGATGCTTTGCCATTTGAAGTTTGGGCTGTTCATGGTGTTCGCCGCCTGTGTGGTGGTTATGGTCACCTTTATTTACTTCTACTTGCCGGAGACTAAGGGCATACCGATTGAAGAGATGGCCAGTGTATGGAAGAATCATCCTCGCTGGAAACACTACTTTGATGATGAAGTTGATGATCGCAAAAGTTGA
- the LOC126678706 gene encoding probable inactive receptor kinase At2g26730, which produces MALMCNSVSFFFTFLLLSHCSSRVDSEPVQDKQALLAFISQLQHANRLRWNQSDSACNWLGVVCDVTKSSVYQLRLHGLGFVGHIPRNTLGKLTQLRVLSLRSNRLSGHIPSDFSNLAFLRSLHLQDNRFSGEFPPSLLLITRLTRLDLSSNSFSNSIPFAINNLTHLSRLYLQNNNFSGTLPIINLSNLVEFNVSSNNLNGLIPSTLARFKADSFTGNLNLHGNPVVPYFPSPSPSAKTHDNPIVPYFPFYYIPSPSPSAETHDNPVVLYFPSPSPSAETHDNPVVSYFPSPSPSAETHDNPIVPYFPFYYIPSPSPSAETHDNPVVPYFPFYFPSPSPSVETHSNPVVPYFPYYFPSPSPSAETPPPVMW; this is translated from the coding sequence ATGGCATTAATGTGCaactctgtttcttttttctttacttttctacTTCTGAGTCACTGTTCGAGTCGAGTTGATTCTGAGCCGGTGCAAGACAAGCAAGCCCTCCTTGCTTTTATTTCACAACTTCAACACGCTAATCGTCTCCGATGGAACCAATCGGATTCCGCTTGTAACTGGCTCGGCGTAGTCTGCGACGTAACTAAATCCTCTGTTTACCAACTTCGCTTACATGGCCTCGGTTTTGTTGGTCATATCCCCCGTAACACACTCGGCAAATTAACTCAGCTCCGAGTCTTGAGTCTCCGCTCGAATCGTCTTTCCGGTCACATCCCTTCTGATTTCTCTAACTTAGCTTTCCTCCGTAGCCTGCACCTTCAAGACAACCGGTTTTCCGGCGAGTTCCCGCCGAGTTTGCTTCTTATAACTCGGTTAACTCGGCTTGACCTTTCGTCGAATAGTTTCAGTAATTCGATTCCATTTGCTATCAATAATTTGACTCACTTATCTCGCCTTTATTTACAGAACAACAATTTCTCCGGTACATTACCCATAATTAATCTATCCAATTTAGTCGAATTTAACGTGTCCAGTAACAATTTAAACGGTTTAATTCCTTCAACACTAGCTAGATTCAAAGCAGATTCTTTCACCGGTAATCTAAATCTGCACGGCAATCCAGTGGTACCGTATTTTCCATCTCCATCTCCGTCAGCAAAAACCCACGACAATCCAATTGTGCCATATTTTCCATTTTACTATATTCCATCTCCTTCTCCGTCAGCAGAAACCCACGACAATCCAGTGGTACTGTATTTTCCATCTCCATCTCCGTCAGCAGAAACCCACGACAATCCAGTGGTGTCGTATTTTCCATCTCCATCTCCGTCAGCAGAAACCCACGACAATCCAATTGTGCCATATTTTCCATTTTACTATATTCCATCTCCTTCTCCGTCAGCAGAAACCCACGACAATCCAGTGGTGCCGTATTTCCCATTTTACTTTCCATCTCCATCTCCATCAGTAGAAACCCACAGCAATCCGGTGGTGCCGTATTTCCCATATTACTTTCCATCTCCATCTCCATCAGCAGAAACCCCACCACCTGTCATGTGGTAA
- the LOC126679353 gene encoding GDSL esterase/lipase At4g10955, translating into MASEREDFSFSGPLHLTAVDWTNTHHRRSVAASLVQGVYILERDRQLKRLDQEALANPWWEFFHFQLLRKLVDDVDSSMFGAIYEFKPPTTYNHALEGSPRYVIAFRGTLTKPDSLSRDLELDLQIIRHGLHETSRFEIAMQAVRNIVATVGESNVWLAGHSLGAAMALLAGKTMAKTGVFIEAFLFNPPFFSAPIERIKDKRVKHGLRIAGSMITAGLAFAATAKKSYENRNNNNLAVISQQNCRSIDVFSAVSAWIPCLYVNPGDHLCSEYIGYFEHRKKMEDIGIGAIERLATQTSISGLITSAMGKESEPIHLIPSANLTINLSPSQDFKEAHGIHQWWRPDLDVQSKLYKY; encoded by the exons ATGGCCTCTGAGAGGGAAGATTTTAGCTTCTCAGGGCCCTTACACCTAACTGCTGTGGATTG GACAAATACACATCATCGAAGGTCTGTTGCTGCCAGTTTAGTTCAGGGTGTCTACATTTTAGAGCGGGATCGCCAGCTGAAACGTCTAGATCAAGAAGCTCTCGCTAATCCCTGGTGGGAGTTTTTCCATTTTCAGCTGCTTCGAAAGCTTGTGGACGATGTTGATTCCTCCATGTTTGGTGCCATATATGAATTCAAACCTCCGACGACTTATAACCATGCACTAGAAGGAAGTCCTCGTTATGTAATTGCATTTCGAGGTACTTTAACAAAACCAGATTCCTTATCACGGGACTTGGAGTTGGACCTTCAGATCATCCGACACGGACTTCATGAAACATCTCGATTTGAAATCGCTATGCAAGCAGTTAGAAATATCGTTGCTACTGTTGGTGAATCGAATGTGTGGTTAGCTGGTCATTCCCTAGGGGCAGCAATGGCCTTACTTGCCGGTAAGACCATGGCCAAGACAGGCGTCTTTATTGAAGCTTTTTTGTTCAATCCGCCATTCTTCTCTGCCCCAATCGAACGGATCAAAGATAAACGAGTGAAACATGGGTTACGGATTGCAGGCAGTATGATAACGGCAGGTCTTGCCTTTGCTGCAACTGCAAAGAAGAGCTACGAAAATCGAAACAATAACAATCTGGCTGTAATTAGTCAACAAAACTGTCGATCCATCGACGTGTTTAGTGCTGTATCGGCATGGATACCGTGTTTATATGTGAATCCAGGGGATCATTTATGCTCTGAGTACATAGGGTATTTTGAGCATAGGAAGAAGATGGAAGACATCGGCATTGGAGCTATTGAGAGGCTAGCAACTCAGACTTCAATCAGCGGTCTTATAACGAGTGCAATGGGCAAGGAATCTGAACCAATTCATCTTATTCCTTCAGCtaatttaactataaatttaagtCCATCTCAAGATTTTAAGGAAGCTCATGGTATTCACCAGTGGTGGAGACCGGATTTAGATGTTCAATCTAAGCTCTATAAGTATTAG